In Chryseobacterium salivictor, the DNA window GCTCTCCAAGTCCCATCCAACCTCGGTCTATAAAACGTTTTGCAATAATATTTCCGGTTTCTGAGTAGTCTTTGGTGTAGTCGGATAATTTAATATCGATTCCTAAAGATTTGAAGAATTCATCGGTTTTGTCAATTCCGGCGTGGGCTTTTTCTTCTAAACTTCCTTCGGTAATATTCCAGACGCGCTCCGCATATTGCGCCAGTTTTTCTTTCTTGGTTCCGAAATTATAACGGTAATGGTTTCCTGCTAAAATGGCCAAAGTTCTGGCATGATCAATTCCATACATCGCCGTTAATTCATGGCCCATCGAGTGAATGGCCCAGTCTCCCGGAACGCCCTGCTGGATTAATCCGTTCAAAGCCATGGTACAGCTCCACATAAAATTGCACGCGGCCTGATAATCCGACGGATCTTTCATAATGGCCGGAGCCACTTCAATTAAAGTCTGCATGATACTTTCTGCAAAACGATCCTGCAATAAAGCGCCGATCGGATAGGTCATATACTGTTCCATCACGTGGGTGAACGCATCTGCAATGCCGTTCGCCAGCTGACGCTGCGGAATTGATTTAATCACTTCGGGATCCAAAACAGAAAACTGAGGGAACATTCCCGGTCCGCCAAACGCTAATTTTTCCTGCGTTTCTGCTCTGGTAATTACCGACCCGGAATTCATTTCAGATCCGGTTGCAGGAAGCGTCAATACGGTTCCAAAAGGCAATCCTTCGGTCACCGGTTTTTTGTTGGTGAGTAAATCCCAGGGAGTTTCGCCCTGGTATAAAGCTGCGGCTGATAAAAATTTAGTCCCGTCGATTACAGAACCGCCGCCAACAGCTAAAAGATAGGTGATCTTTTCTTCTTTAATGACTTTCAGCGCGTCCAGTAAAACGCTGTATTCCGGATTGGCAGGAATTCCACCGAATTCTACGACTTCATAACCTGAAAGTGCTTTTTTTACCTGATCATAGATTCCGTTTTTCTTAATACTTCCGCCACCGTAGAGCATCAATACTTTTGCGTTTACCGGAATTTCTGCCGGAAGATTTTCGATCTGACCTTTACCAAACAATATTTTTGTTGGATTTCTGTATTTAAAATTGTTCATATTTTTATTTTTCCTGTTTATATTTTTACGATCATTTTCCCTTTATTCCTGCCTTCAAAAAGGCCGATAAAAGCCTGCGGAATATTTTCAAAACCTTCCACGACGGTTTCGGCCGCATGCAGTTTTCCTTCAGACAACCATTGAGACAGATGTTTCATTCCTTCGGGGAATTTCTCCGCATAATTGCTCACGATGAATCCCTGCATCAAAGCACTTTTGCGGATGAGGAAAGGTTCCACGCGCGGTCCCTGCGGAACAGAAGTATCGTTGTAGGCGGAAATCGCGCCGCATACAATAATTCTTCCCAGTCGATTGATATTGGCATGTACACTGTCTGAAACCGCGCCGCTGACATTGTCATAATAAATATCAACACCATTGGGACAAACTTCTGCAATGGCTTTGGTCATGTCCTTTGTGGTATGGTAATTAATGGCTTCATCAAAACCGAATTCAGATTTCAGCAAGGCTGCTTTTTCATCGGTTCCGGCGATGCCGATCACCCGGCAGCCCAGATTTTTGCGATTTGTCCCACGACACTTCCCACGGCTCCGGCAGCTCCGGAAACCACGATGGTTTCTCCGGCTTTGGGTTTTCCTATTTCTGTAAGGCCGAAATAAGCGGTTAATCCCGTCATTCCCAAAACCCCTAAATAATTAGAAAGTGGCGCAGTCTGAGCATCTACTTTTAAAACGTTATTTCCTGTTGATGTTTGAAATTCTTTCCAGTCCAAAGCTCCTGTAACAAATTCTCCGGCTTTATACTTTTCATTCTTAGATTCCACTACTTCCGCGACAACGCCGGAACTCATCACTTTTTGAAGTTCAAAAGGCGGCACATAAGATGGCGTATCGCTCATTCGTCCCCGCAAATACGGATCTACAGAAACGAATTTTGTTTTCAAAAGAATTTCGCCTTCTTTTATTACCGGCATTTCTTCATCTACAAATTTAAAATCTGACAGTTGGGGTTTTCCAACCGGTCGGCTGTTCAGTGTTATTGTTTTATTCATCTTAAAAGGTTTTTATTAAAAATAAATGACTTTTTTCTGTGTTTTTTTGATATTGCTGAATACAGGATACGCTCTGGCTTTGAGCTTACTTTCTGATGACTCATTTCGGATATCCATTTCTTATGAAATAAATTTTAAGAAATTTTCCACTCTTTAAGGTCGGTGAAAAAGAAAATATCTTTTTTGTAAGCAAATTTAAATAGGCTCCTCATTAATGAAGGTTTTTAAAATTAAATATTATGTATATCCGTTTTTAATCATAATGTAATTTTTTAAAGCAAAGGTTCGCAAAGATTTTATTTACAAATACCATGTTTACAATCTTTTTTAAGTTCGCAAAGGCGTTTCACTTAGCAAAGTTCGCAAAGACTTTACAATTATTACTAATTACGGATATACATATTAAATATTTATATCCGTCTTTAATGAATGCAAAGTCGCAAAGATTTCATTTACAAACAGGCTGTTTTTCTCACTTTTTTAAGGACGCAAAGGTGTAAAACTTGACAAAGGACAGAAGAAACATATCTGTATTACTAATTATAGATATACATTAAATTAAAAGAAAAATCAAATTTTTATCGCATCCCATGCCAACTGAAACGTTTCTTTTTTCACTTTTTCATCTAAGGTAAAGATTTCCCTTTCCTGCATTTCCAGTAAAAAAGACAGAGGATAGATGGTATAAGCATACAAAATATAGTCCGAAAGTGGTTTTATAACACCCTCTTTTTTACCTCTTTCCCATAAATCGAGTAACGGTTGCAGATTCTTTAATCCTTCTATTCTAATGGCTTCATCAATCATCGGGCTGTTGTCGCACTGGGATAAAAAGTTGGCTTCTTTTATCTGATTTAATTTGTAGTTGGCGATATTAACCCAAATAAGTTCAAAACCGGTCTTCACAGACATCTCTTCACTGTACCCTTCGAAAGCGCAGGCACTGAAAGACTCCTTCACTTCTAAGTAAAGCGTATTGATCAAATCCTGCTTATGTTCGAAATACAGATAAATGGTCGCCGGTGACACCCCTGCCATTTTAGCGATCTTAGACATCGGCGTATTATGAAAACCATGGTTGTTGACCAAAGTAAGTGTCGCATTGAGCAACGCATTTTTTTTGTCTGTTATTTTTTCTTTTTTAGCCATTCTTCTTTATTTTACAAGCGAGGTAAATTTATATGATCTCCAGGAAAGCCAAATCAATATCAATTGAATAACCAGCCTGAAATAGGCCAGCTCAGGACTTCCGATGACGGGCTGCGCTTTGAAGGCATCCGCAATATGGAGTGGCAGGAAAATCACCATTAACACAAAAATACCGAACAAACCATATTGGGTATATTTTTGATTTAAAAATAAGGTAACGATGCCTAAAAGTAATTCTACAATTCCCGACAAATAAACAATTGCCAGTGGAAACGGTAAAAATGACGGGACAAACGGAAGATAAAAACCGGGATTCCACAAGTGCTGAACTCCGGCCGCCATCATTAAAAATGCTAAAAGGATACTTGCGATCACCCAAAAAATCACTCTCATTGTACTTGATTTATGTTTTATTCTGCAAAGATATAAAAAAAAGAATGAACGTTCATTTTTATAAATAAACAAATGATGATGGCTGATACTATTTAAACCTAAAGAGGAATCATGAAATGCTTTCCTGCCCAAACATTAAAGGTGAACAAAGTCGCTGTTCCTTTAATTTAAAAATAATGAAATACAATGTTTTAAGAAGAAGCATCCAGAAAACAACTGTTCAACGAAAGTGGTAATCCCACAGGCGGGCAAAAAAATAAATAATCCATTTGCAGACGGACTAATTTCTGTTATTCAAAAATCTTCTTCTGGCTCTCACATACACCCTGCTTACTTTAAATTTTCTTGAAATTAAATTGAACGTACTGATGACGGTTAAAAGTGAAATAAAAGCCAGGGCACCAAGAGCGCCGCCAAAGCCTTCAAAGAAAAGACTTTTTTTACTGTAAATGATGCTGAACAGCATTCCGGCAGCAGCTAGCCGAAAATAGCTTCCATAGTATTTAGGGGAAACCATTCCAATAAACGAAGTTCCCATCAGGATAAGCGGAATATTTTTGGTGAGATAAGAATTAAGTGCGTGCGGAAAACAGTAGAAAAACAGCCCTGCCGCAACCGAAACTAAAGCCGAAGACCGAACCGGACCCTGTTTATAATGTTCGCTGACATAGAAAGTAAGCGTTGAACCTACAGTTCCGGCAACGGCTGTTATCATAAAATCATTCATAATAACCAATGTATAAGGGTGACAATCACCATACTGCCGAATGCGATACTGCCCAATTTTCCACCAATGCCGACGAACAGATTTTTTGCCAGCATCAAAAAGAGACCGGCTAAAATTCCGGCAGCAATGACAAAACCAATGGAGGGTGCGATTTTCAAGGCCGACATTCCGATGAATGCGCCACAATAAATAGCGGCCGGCACGTTGTTATAGTACTCTGATTTTTTATCGATGGACGGAAAAAAGGAGGCAAATGCGCCCGTAATCCCAACTGACAAGACGCTTCCAAGATCGGTGGAAGTATTAAGCAGATAGCAAGCCGAGGCTCCAACCGGTACCCATATCGCCACAGAAATATTTTCGTAAACATATTCTTCATGATGCAGATCCAAGTATTTATATCCAGAGATCAGCATTAAGGTGATGAACAGTACAGAAATGATGGTCGCAAAATGATTGGTTTCGTACTGCTCTTTAATAATCATTAATAAAAATACCACCTGAACAAACAGAACAGTTGATGTCATTAAAAACCGGGCGGCTTTGTGTTTCTTCATGCAATAAATCGGTTCCTAAAAGAGGAAGAGTCAGTTTAAATTTGTTTTAAAAGTCAAAAAACGATCTCCTTTTTATACAGATTCTTTCTTTAATTAAACTAAAAATTTTTAACGCGATAACGCAAAACACAATCATATCTGACCGCATTGACGTACCACTATTTAAAAACAAAACCCCAACTTAATCAGGGTTTTGAAAACTGTCTTTTTTTAAATTTTAATTACCTCTGTAGGTGGAATATCCGTAAGCAGACAGCGTAATCGGAACATGGAAATGGCTTTCTCCTTTAATTTCAAATACCACTTCTATGAAAGGGTAAAAAGAGTCCTGCTTCATTTTTTTAAAATAAGGGGCCACAAAATAGGTCAACTTATAAATACCTTCATTATCGACTCCTTTCGTTACCTTTAAAAAATCGGTAATCCTGCCGTTTTGATCCGTTATTTTTTCATCAACGGCGGTCCATTTGCCAGCTTTATCCTGTTTAGACAGACTTATTTTCACACCTGGAGCAGGCTCGCCTTTCGTAATGTCTAAGATGTGACTTGATAACTGGAATTTTGCCTCCTGGGCAAAGCTGAAACTTGCAAGTGCAAGCATAAGTACGGTTAAAAAATTTCTTGCTTTCATCTTTATTTATTTATTTGTTTTAAATCCTAATTTCTCTACTGCTTCCGTTGCAATAAGGTGATCATTTTCTCCGCTTCCGCCGCCGGAAACTCCTAAACTTCCAACGAGTTCACCATCTTTCCATACCGGTACGCCGCCCCCTAACAATAATAATTCCGGAAGTGTATTGAGGTTTTTCGCACTTTCACTACCGGCTGCATTTTTCATCAGGTCCAGACTTGCCGTTTTTGTCGACAGTGAGGTGTACGCTTTCCGTCTGGAGGCTTCTGTATTGTGCGGTCCTACATGATCTCCTTTTAACAGTAACAATGTTACGCCGGATGAATTGAGTACCGCAACGGATACTTTTTTATCTGATTTTTGAGCTTCAATTCCGGCCTGTTCTGCTAACTTCAAAGCTCCTGCCTGATTCAGACTGTTTTCCTTTTGTATATATTGTGCAGATGCCAGTCCAGACATGAACAGCAATACACTGGTGATTATTATCTTTTTTCCTGTTTTCATAATCGTAAAAATTGAATGTTCGGTACCGCAATTTACTGCGTCTTTTTTCTGAGTGACTTTATTGATCGGTAATGAACGGGGTAATCCTGACTTTTTACTGCTGATTGCGCAACAGTCTTTTTTTTACCTTACTTAAGAATTCGTGGGAGATTCCTAAATAGGCAGCAATTTGGTGTTGGGCTATTCTTTGATCGAGGGCCGGATATCTTTCCGTAAAATCCAGATACCTTCTCTCTGCAGTTTTATGAAGCATGCTGATCATTCTTAAGTGCATGGATGCCAAAGACTTTTGATTCATGATTCTGAAAATCTTCTCCGCTTTCGGAATATCGGCATACAACTGCTCTTTTTTTGCCCGGTCAACCGTTAAAATAACAGAATCTTCCAGGGCCTGAATATTTAATCTGGAAACTTTACCGGAAACAAAACTGCCAATATCTAATACCCACCAATCCTCGACTGCAAAATAGAGAATGTGTTCCCGGAGATTTTCGTCCTGATAAAAAACTTTAAAACAACCTTCCAGCACATAGCTTTCAAATTCGCACACTTCTCCTTCTTTCAGAATAATCCTGTTTTTTTCAACTGTTTCAATGGTATAACAAGAGATGAACGCTGCTAATTCATCCTGCGACAAATCAACGTATTTTAGGATATTCTTTTCGAAGGAAGGGTATGCCCCCATATTGTTTACTGGTTTTTTATATAGCTTTCACTCGTTTCGAGTGTTGCATACAATCCGCCTAATGCATTTAATCCTGCCAGAAACGATGCTGTAATCTGTTCAGCGGGGATCATTTCCCCATTCAGTTCGCGGGCTCTGGTGGTCACTGCGTCTGCGATAATTGTATTATGAAAACCGAAATCCATGGCTGCTCTGGTTGTAGCACTTACGCACACATCGGTCATCATTCCGCAAATTACTAAATTTGAAATAGATTTCTCCTGTAAATATCCTAATAATTCTGTTTCTCTAAAACTGTTCGGGTAGTTTTTTGTAATCACCTTTTCTGTCTCTGATGGAGCAACACTTTGGTGAATTTCCGCGCCTTCCGTTTCAGGTAGAAAGAAAGTAGCCCCTTCCTGGTTTGAAATATGCTTGATATGAACGACCGGCATGCTGTTGTTTCTAAAATAAGAAAGCACAGCACCCGCCTTTTCTGCCGCTTCAACTGAGCCTTCCAGTTCCATGGTTCCGCCCGGAAAGTAATCATTCTGGATGTCGATGATCAGCAATGCAGTTGTGTTGTTATTTTCCCGTGTCATCATTTTCTTTTTTTTATTTTAAAAGCTATTTACTTATCCTCAAATTCTTTACTATTGTTTTGAACAGGTTCTCTCTTTTAATTAATTTTCGGCAAAGTTAGTTTGGTCACCGGAAAAAAGTGTTGAACTAGTTCAATAAATGAATAATTTGGATATCCATTTTAAACATCATGAAAATTTTTGAGGCAGCCCCCCACAAATATTTTGTTTGAGAATGACCTGTTTTTCATTTTATTTTTAAAGTTCGCAGTCCGGAGATTCCTAATTGCTAAATAAAATTTAGAAAAGATTGAAAGGGTGTTTAACTTTTTCAAACCTTTGATTTCACTTGACAAATTTCGCAAAGACTTTCCCATTATGCTAAATTACAGATCTACCAAAAAAATAATATTGAACGGATTGCACCGGGCTGTTTGAAAATAAAAAAAAATGGGCCCAGTTTTGTCAGGTGAAGGAATGGCTCGATAATGGATAAAAGCTATTTCGTTCAAGATTCTGGCAAAAGGCAGGCGTTTTTACCATTAAAATAACAATCCTGGCTGTTCAGAACATCATAAAACACATTTTACATCCGTTATAACTTTTGAAACTTAAATCACCATGGCAAAATCCTCTATCATTTTCTTTCTCCTCCTGTTTTATACCGCAACGGCTCAAAACAGAATTGATGATATTCTGGGAAAATGGATGTCCGTGGATAAAACCGTAAGCGTATCTGTTTACAGGGAAGGAAAAAATTTTAAAGCCAGGATCTTGTGGTTTGATGAGCGTTTAGGAAACGGAAAGCCAATGAACACGCGGGTGGACTCTCATAATCCTGATTTAAATTTAAGAAACAGAAAACTGATTGGCATGGAAATTCTGAAAAACCTGAATTTTAACCACGAAAAACAACGTTGGGAAAACGGAAAAATCTACGATGCCTCCAGCGGCAGAACCTGGGATTCTTATATTGAAATCCAAGAGAATGGCCTGATGATTGTCCGTGGCTACTGGAAATGGACCTGGATTGGAAAAACACTGCATTTTAACAAAATGTAAATGAGCTTTTCGCTCGCGGTTAAAAAATCAGTGCCATTTGTGTTTTGATAAAAGCACGCAGTGATGAAGGAAAATGTCGGAACGCCACTTTTTTAACATCAGTCACATCAGTTTCTTTCTAAGTGAAAATGGTGCTGCTCAAAAGTGCACATCAGATTGAAAATCAAATATTTTCTGAATATTTGTAAAAATTATTTTTTAATGAAAATCAGTCTTCAAAATTAAGCAGCAGCTTTTTTACCTTAGTTTTTAGGTTCTTTTTAAAACTTTCGGGAGGCGTTTAAAATTAATTTTACGGTACAGTCAAAGCCTGAGCAGTTAAAGGGCACTATATGACATTTCAGCAAAACATTTTTACCTGGATTTTAAAACCTTGACCAGAAAAGCAAAAGAATGATGTAGCACGACTCTCTTGTTTCAATTCTAACTTCCTCCTATTCAATGGATTTAGCTGGCATCTAAAATAACGTTCCAGTCAGATTTTCGAAATTCATTACCGCTTTTAAAAGAATAATTAATAACTTAGATATTCTTTAAAAACACAAAATATCATGAAAACAAACCCATTAAAATCCGCTTTATCCTTTATTGGATTATTAGGAATCATCGGTGTTATTATTTTGATAACAACCAATTCTACCAGAGTTTACCGCCCTATCACTGAAACACAAACAGACTGGAAAAATCTAAAAGTGCTGCCCGGGAACATCACCAAGGACAGTCTGATGTTTGTAATGCAAACTTTTAACGGTTCTCTGGGCGTAGATTGTGTATTTTGTCATACTGCACAAAAGACCGATCCCAAAAAACTGGATTTTCCTTCTGATGCTAAATTAACCAAAGAGATCGCCCGGGGAATGCTCCAGATGACCAATGACATCAATGCGAAATATTTTCTGCCCCACGCTCCAGACCCGAAGCCCAAACAAATCACTTCCGTTTACTGCATCACCTGTCACCGCGGAAATCCCAATCCAGAAAAATACCTGCAAGGCGTAAGCAAAATGGTTCCGATTCTCATGCCGATCAGGAAAAATGAAATGAAAATGCAGTAACCGGAAAACCAGGACTTTGTAAAACAGATTGGAAAAGCATTGATGACGCTTTCGAGGTTTTTGATCATCAGAACTTTTTGAAATTCTAATTTAAAATTCAACCTAAGATTAATTAATGAAAGTCTATTGAGATTTTCATCGGAAATAAACGTGGGTTTTTAAAACAGATGGCACTGATAATTTCATCAAGTTTTTTTATCGTTTTGCAGGAATGGGTGAATCTTCGGTTTGCGCCCTTAGATGAGTGAGAAAAACAGCCTGTTTTCACATGAAACCCTTGTCCCGTTTCACGACGGGATTTAAAATTTAATGATGATTAAAGACGGATATCCTTAAAAAAATAGAATTCATTGAATTTCTATTTGGGTGAAGCTTCTGCCTATATTTTATTTTCGGAAAATAAATCCGACGGAAAATGGCTGAAGAAAACCACGTTAATGGCTATCTTTGCAAAAATTTTCAACCTCAATATCAACTCATTTTATGTCTTTATCCCTTTTTAATCCCTTCACGGATTTGATTTTCGATGAACAGTTTTGCTTCCTTACCGGAGATTTAACTACCGAAAAAATGACTGTTTACCCGGAGTGGCTCATGGATCATTTTAAATTTGGAACCGATCGCATTGAGATGATGGATAAAAGCAAGTCCTACACATATGCCGATCTACAGTTGCCTTGCTCCCCCCGCGTGAAAAAAGCTTTTGAGGCGTTGGAAGAAAAAATCCAGGCTGCCTATGAAAAAGGATATGAAGGCATGGCCGCACTCGATGAACAGTTGCTTTTTCTCTGGACGGGAAGAATGGTTTACGGCATGTTGTATTACGAAATGCGCTACGAAAGCAGCCGCAGGATGAGACTGAGAGAAAATTTCGACCTCTCATCTGCCCTGCGCGAACGTTTTGGATACTTCCATCTGATGATGCAGTCCATCATAGAACCGGTTTCTTTTGTGGGTCAGAAACCCTGGAGTATTGCGGTATTTCCGCTGAAATATTCCGCCGATATTTTCAGTTACCGTGATGATACGGTTAATTTACTGTTCCAGTTTGGCGTCAACGGATTTGGTTTTATTGCCTGTCTTCAGGATAATGGCGTGATCGGTGAAAAACAAAAGGAGATCCTCGAAAAAATGAAAGGTCACGTTTTGCATCCACTTCAGTTTGAAGAATTATTCGCGAGATTTCATTACTCCGATTATATTTTACAGTACAAACCGGAATACCAAATTGAAAACACCGCAACCGGAATTACAATAGAGGCAGTTCCTGTTACTGCCAACGAAAACAGACCTGTTTTCGGATTTTGGGATGAGGAAACTTTCGCACAGCTGCTCACCAACTATTGGTCGGTTTACGGCATTCAGAGGGGAGATATCATTCAGTTTCAAAAACCGTTTCTGAGCTTTCTGGAGAATCCCTATACGAAGGATTTTATTGTACCGGAAAATATAGATTTGCCTTTTTAACGGGTCAAGATTTTTGCACAGGTCAAACGCATTAAAAAGTATACCGCTGCTAAAAAAACTAAAGCATAAAAAAGCATTTAAACTTGGTCTTGCTTCCATAAGTTTTAGCGATTTGGCTGATCTTAAAAGTTAAAAGAAATTGAAGACTCCTTTGTCGGTCATTACTTCCCCAAACGAAATATCAAACGAAAGGGTCTAAAAAATGCGTTAGATCAAAGAAAAAGAAAGGCCCTTCGTTTATTTAAGAAATACAGGTACTTGAATTTCAGATCCCACAGCTATTTCCTGATTTTCATACTGATCAATAGGACCTGAGATTTACTGAAAAAAAAGTGCTGTTTTAATGCATTTTACCTGCATTTTTCATCATTAAAGAAAGACTCAAACTAGTTGATATTCACTCCGAAAAGATGTCCTACCAAGGCGGTAATTCCCATGGCCACTGTTCCCCAAAAGCAAATTCTTAAAACGGCGGTACCCATAGCAGAACCTCCCGTTTTTGCAGAAACCGCTCCTAAAATCATGAGAAAAACAATCGAGAAACCGTATTGATAATAGACCATTTCTTTGATAGGTGCTAAAAAAGAAACAACAAAAGGCAATAAAGCGCCCAATGCAAAGGACCCAAAGGAAGCCATCGCTGCCTGTAACGGTTTTGCCTGTGTAATTTCATTAATGCCTAATTCATCATGTGCATGCGTTCCCAGTGCGTCGTGTTCCGTGAGTTCTGTAGCGACCTGCAAAGCGGTTTCTTTACTTACCCCTCTGTTTTCATAGATTTTAGCAAGCTCTCTCAGTTCCACTTCCGGAAGTTCTTCCAGTTCTTTTTTCTCACGCAGCAGATCTGCTTTTTCGGTATCTTCCTGTGAACTGACAGAAACATATTCCCCTGCCGCCATCGACATGGCCCCTGCAATCATTCCCGCTAAAGCTGCGAGTACAATGATATTCCGGTCTGGCTGTGCTGCGGCTATGCCTATTACAATACTGGTGGTGGAAAGCAGTCCGTCATTAGCACCTAAAACAGAGGCACGAAGCCAGCCCACTCTGTTTACATAATGTTTTTCAAATGGATGATGCATATCTGTTTTTATTAAAAAAATGATTTTTAAACCTTAAATTTAATGAAATAATTTCAAATTCCGTCATTATTGATTGGTTATAATGCATATTCCACCCACTGAGAAGTTCTTTCACCCCGAGCTGATTTTTCATCAGGACCTCTCCACCTGCTGACCATTCCGATTGAAGCGGTTTAGGAATCAGAAAAAATACGGATGACTTCAATCTCTGGCGGAGGTTTTATCAAACTTCAGAAGTTTTCAAAAAATTAAACCTGTACAAAACCGCTTGAACTGCCTCGGAGGAATGACAATACCAATAAAAAC includes these proteins:
- a CDS encoding iron-containing alcohol dehydrogenase; translation: MNNFKYRNPTKILFGKGQIENLPAEIPVNAKVLMLYGGGSIKKNGIYDQVKKALSGYEVVEFGGIPANPEYSVLLDALKVIKEEKITYLLAVGGGSVIDGTKFLSAAALYQGETPWDLLTNKKPVTEGLPFGTVLTLPATGSEMNSGSVITRAETQEKLAFGGPGMFPQFSVLDPEVIKSIPQRQLANGIADAFTHVMEQYMTYPIGALLQDRFAESIMQTLIEVAPAIMKDPSDYQAACNFMWSCTMALNGLIQQGVPGDWAIHSMGHELTAMYGIDHARTLAILAGNHYRYNFGTKKEKLAQYAERVWNITEGSLEEKAHAGIDKTDEFFKSLGIDIKLSDYTKDYSETGNIIAKRFIDRGWMGLGEHKLLAPADVQKIIEMSY
- a CDS encoding TetR/AcrR family transcriptional regulator, giving the protein MAKKEKITDKKNALLNATLTLVNNHGFHNTPMSKIAKMAGVSPATIYLYFEHKQDLINTLYLEVKESFSACAFEGYSEEMSVKTGFELIWVNIANYKLNQIKEANFLSQCDNSPMIDEAIRIEGLKNLQPLLDLWERGKKEGVIKPLSDYILYAYTIYPLSFLLEMQEREIFTLDEKVKKETFQLAWDAIKI
- a CDS encoding DoxX family protein — translated: MRVIFWVIASILLAFLMMAAGVQHLWNPGFYLPFVPSFLPFPLAIVYLSGIVELLLGIVTLFLNQKYTQYGLFGIFVLMVIFLPLHIADAFKAQPVIGSPELAYFRLVIQLILIWLSWRSYKFTSLVK
- the uraH gene encoding hydroxyisourate hydrolase, whose protein sequence is MKARNFLTVLMLALASFSFAQEAKFQLSSHILDITKGEPAPGVKISLSKQDKAGKWTAVDEKITDQNGRITDFLKVTKGVDNEGIYKLTYFVAPYFKKMKQDSFYPFIEVVFEIKGESHFHVPITLSAYGYSTYRGN
- a CDS encoding GlcG/HbpS family heme-binding protein; amino-acid sequence: MKTGKKIIITSVLLFMSGLASAQYIQKENSLNQAGALKLAEQAGIEAQKSDKKVSVAVLNSSGVTLLLLKGDHVGPHNTEASRRKAYTSLSTKTASLDLMKNAAGSESAKNLNTLPELLLLGGGVPVWKDGELVGSLGVSGGGSGENDHLIATEAVEKLGFKTNK
- a CDS encoding Crp/Fnr family transcriptional regulator, producing the protein MGAYPSFEKNILKYVDLSQDELAAFISCYTIETVEKNRIILKEGEVCEFESYVLEGCFKVFYQDENLREHILYFAVEDWWVLDIGSFVSGKVSRLNIQALEDSVILTVDRAKKEQLYADIPKAEKIFRIMNQKSLASMHLRMISMLHKTAERRYLDFTERYPALDQRIAQHQIAAYLGISHEFLSKVKKRLLRNQQ
- a CDS encoding cysteine hydrolase family protein produces the protein MMTRENNNTTALLIIDIQNDYFPGGTMELEGSVEAAEKAGAVLSYFRNNSMPVVHIKHISNQEGATFFLPETEGAEIHQSVAPSETEKVITKNYPNSFRETELLGYLQEKSISNLVICGMMTDVCVSATTRAAMDFGFHNTIIADAVTTRARELNGEMIPAEQITASFLAGLNALGGLYATLETSESYIKNQ
- a CDS encoding DUF2147 domain-containing protein, whose protein sequence is MAKSSIIFFLLLFYTATAQNRIDDILGKWMSVDKTVSVSVYREGKNFKARILWFDERLGNGKPMNTRVDSHNPDLNLRNRKLIGMEILKNLNFNHEKQRWENGKIYDASSGRTWDSYIEIQENGLMIVRGYWKWTWIGKTLHFNKM
- a CDS encoding c-type cytochrome, which encodes MKTNPLKSALSFIGLLGIIGVIILITTNSTRVYRPITETQTDWKNLKVLPGNITKDSLMFVMQTFNGSLGVDCVFCHTAQKTDPKKLDFPSDAKLTKEIARGMLQMTNDINAKYFLPHAPDPKPKQITSVYCITCHRGNPNPEKYLQGVSKMVPILMPIRKNEMKMQ
- a CDS encoding VIT1/CCC1 transporter family protein, with the translated sequence MHHPFEKHYVNRVGWLRASVLGANDGLLSTTSIVIGIAAAQPDRNIIVLAALAGMIAGAMSMAAGEYVSVSSQEDTEKADLLREKKELEELPEVELRELAKIYENRGVSKETALQVATELTEHDALGTHAHDELGINEITQAKPLQAAMASFGSFALGALLPFVVSFLAPIKEMVYYQYGFSIVFLMILGAVSAKTGGSAMGTAVLRICFWGTVAMGITALVGHLFGVNIN